The proteins below are encoded in one region of Amycolatopsis acidiphila:
- a CDS encoding LLM class flavin-dependent oxidoreductase, with amino-acid sequence MRLGVMDHIDANGRPTAEQYEDRLRLTELYDRLGFRGYHLAEHHGTPLGVAPSPNVFLSAVAQRTERLRIGTFVTTLPLYHPVRLVEEIAMLDHLSNGRLEVGLGRGISPVEVGYYGIDHDSTRARFAEFVQLVLRGLSEPVLDFHGEYYTVDAVPMVISPRKRPPLWYGIADPAKAGWAAELGLNIAALLDASLVRPITDRFREEWAALGKPVADPPLTAVTRNMVVAPTREEAMRIANRAFVPWRANIDHTWKSAGLTSPFEARTGKTFTEWHDKGGAFAGSPGEALVYLRDQAERAGIDYVAVDLAFGDMTYAEAAQTAELLAKEVAPALEGS; translated from the coding sequence ATGCGCCTCGGGGTGATGGACCACATCGACGCCAACGGCAGGCCGACGGCCGAGCAGTACGAGGACCGGCTGCGACTGACCGAGCTGTACGACCGGCTGGGTTTCCGCGGCTACCACCTGGCGGAGCACCACGGCACGCCGCTGGGCGTCGCCCCGTCGCCGAACGTGTTCCTCAGCGCGGTCGCGCAGCGGACCGAGCGGCTGCGGATCGGCACGTTCGTCACGACGCTGCCGCTGTACCACCCGGTGCGCCTGGTCGAGGAGATCGCGATGCTCGACCACCTCAGCAACGGCAGGCTCGAGGTCGGTCTGGGCCGGGGCATCTCGCCGGTCGAGGTCGGCTACTACGGCATCGACCACGACAGCACCCGCGCGCGGTTCGCCGAGTTCGTCCAGCTCGTCCTGCGCGGCCTGTCCGAACCGGTGCTGGACTTCCACGGCGAGTACTACACGGTCGACGCGGTGCCCATGGTGATCTCGCCGCGAAAGCGGCCGCCGCTGTGGTACGGGATCGCGGACCCGGCCAAGGCGGGCTGGGCCGCCGAGCTCGGGCTCAACATCGCCGCACTGCTCGACGCCTCGCTCGTGCGGCCCATCACCGACCGCTTCCGCGAGGAGTGGGCCGCGCTCGGCAAACCGGTCGCCGACCCCCCGCTGACCGCCGTCACCCGCAACATGGTCGTCGCGCCGACCCGCGAGGAGGCGATGCGGATCGCTAACCGCGCCTTCGTGCCGTGGCGCGCGAACATCGACCACACCTGGAAGAGCGCGGGCCTCACCTCGCCGTTCGAGGCGCGCACCGGCAAGACCTTCACCGAGTGGCACGACAAGGGCGGGGCCTTCGCGGGCTCGCCCGGCGAGGCGCTGGTGTACCTGCGGGACCAAGCCGAGCGGGCCGGTATCGACTACGTCGCGGTGGACCTCGCGTTCGGGGACATGACCTACGCCGAGGCGGCGCAGACCGCCGAACTGCTCGCCAAGGAAGTCGCACCCGCACTGGAAGGCTCATGA
- a CDS encoding MarR family winged helix-turn-helix transcriptional regulator yields MSSASDRVDAVQAAWRRELPDVDVGSIGIVGRLVEVVHHIERVRAVALAAENSDRATFDLLATLRRAGSPYRMTVGELQRASLVTTGAITQRVERAEAAGLVQRAAVPGDGRKVTVGLTATGFEASARLLRTVLAAEEAALKPLADADRERLVALLRGWSSALEPGG; encoded by the coding sequence ATGTCCTCCGCGTCGGATCGCGTCGATGCCGTGCAGGCCGCCTGGCGGCGGGAGCTGCCGGACGTCGACGTGGGCTCGATCGGCATCGTCGGCAGGCTGGTCGAGGTCGTGCACCACATCGAGCGCGTGCGTGCCGTGGCGCTGGCCGCGGAGAACAGCGACCGCGCGACGTTCGACCTGCTCGCGACGCTGCGCCGCGCCGGGTCGCCGTACCGGATGACGGTCGGCGAGCTCCAGCGGGCGAGCCTCGTCACGACGGGCGCCATCACCCAGCGCGTCGAGCGGGCGGAGGCGGCCGGGCTGGTGCAGCGCGCCGCCGTCCCGGGCGACGGGCGGAAGGTCACGGTCGGGCTGACCGCGACCGGGTTCGAGGCCTCGGCCCGGCTCCTGCGCACGGTGCTCGCGGCGGAGGAGGCCGCCCTGAAGCCGCTGGCCGACGCCGACCGCGAGCGGCTGGTGGCGCTGCTGCGCGGCTGGAGCAGCGCGCTGGAACCGGGCGGGTGA
- a CDS encoding rhamnulokinase yields the protein MRLAAVDLGASSGRVMAGTVGPDRLTIEEVRRFPNGGVRAGSTLYWDVLGIYREMLAGIQAAGPVEGIGIDSWAVDYGLLDSSGALLGNPVHYRDARTAGVLDQVLKVVPARELYDITGLQQLPFNTLYQLLSEVDRLGAAETMLLIPDLLAYWLTGQAGAERTNASTTQLYDARAGTWATGLAERVGIPPRLLPPLRDPGERIGTLLPEQAEDLALPRLPVVAVGSHDTASAVVAVPAGPGSNFAYISSGTWSLVGLELGAPELGDAALAANFTNEGGVDGTIRFLRNVMGLWVLTETLRTWTARGEPADLPALLAEAAEAPPLAAVVDIDAHAFLPPGDMPARIARACRDTGQRPPGSRAETVRCIVDSLALAYRRTVRQAAELAGRTVDVVHLVGGGARNELLCRLTADACGVPVLAGPVEAAALGNVLVQARTLGADLPDLAAMRALVRRTQPLREYLPSGGDWAGAEARLRGTGSGA from the coding sequence ATGCGGCTGGCGGCGGTCGACCTGGGCGCCTCCAGCGGGCGGGTGATGGCCGGCACCGTCGGCCCGGACCGGCTCACGATCGAGGAGGTCCGCCGGTTTCCCAACGGCGGCGTGCGGGCCGGTTCGACCCTCTACTGGGACGTGCTGGGCATCTACCGGGAGATGCTCGCCGGGATCCAGGCCGCCGGTCCCGTCGAGGGCATCGGCATCGACTCGTGGGCGGTGGACTACGGGTTGCTCGACTCCTCCGGCGCACTGCTGGGCAACCCCGTGCACTACCGCGACGCCCGCACCGCCGGGGTGCTCGACCAGGTGCTGAAGGTGGTGCCGGCGCGCGAGCTGTACGACATCACCGGGCTGCAGCAGCTGCCGTTCAACACGCTGTACCAGCTGCTGTCCGAAGTGGACAGGCTCGGTGCCGCGGAGACGATGCTGCTGATTCCGGACCTGCTCGCGTACTGGCTCACCGGGCAGGCCGGCGCCGAGCGCACCAACGCCTCGACCACGCAGCTCTACGACGCGCGCGCCGGCACCTGGGCGACCGGCCTCGCCGAACGGGTCGGCATACCGCCGCGGCTGCTGCCGCCGCTGCGGGACCCGGGGGAGCGGATCGGCACCCTCTTGCCGGAGCAGGCGGAGGATCTCGCGCTGCCGCGGCTGCCGGTGGTCGCGGTGGGCTCGCACGACACGGCTTCGGCCGTGGTCGCGGTGCCCGCCGGGCCCGGCTCGAACTTCGCCTACATCTCCTCGGGCACCTGGTCGCTCGTCGGCCTCGAGCTGGGCGCGCCCGAGCTGGGTGACGCCGCGCTCGCCGCGAACTTCACCAACGAGGGCGGCGTCGACGGCACGATCCGCTTCCTGCGCAACGTGATGGGGCTGTGGGTGCTGACCGAGACCCTGCGCACGTGGACCGCGCGCGGGGAACCCGCCGACCTGCCTGCGCTGCTCGCCGAGGCCGCCGAGGCGCCGCCACTGGCGGCCGTGGTGGACATCGACGCCCACGCGTTCCTGCCGCCGGGCGACATGCCCGCGCGGATCGCGCGCGCCTGCCGGGATACCGGCCAGCGTCCGCCGGGCAGCCGGGCCGAAACCGTCCGGTGCATTGTGGACAGTCTGGCGCTGGCCTACCGCCGCACGGTCCGGCAGGCCGCCGAGCTGGCGGGGCGGACCGTCGACGTCGTGCACCTCGTCGGTGGCGGGGCGCGCAACGAGCTGTTGTGCCGGCTGACCGCCGACGCGTGCGGGGTGCCCGTGCTGGCAGGCCCGGTGGAGGCGGCCGCGCTGGGCAACGTGCTCGTCCAGGCGCGGACCCTCGGCGCGGACCTGCCCGACCTGGCCGCCATGCGTGCCCTGGTGCGGCGGACCCAGCCGCTGCGGGAGTACCTGCCGTCAGGGGGCGACTGGGCCGGTGCCGAAGCGCGGCTGCGCGGGACGGGCAGCGGGGCATGA
- a CDS encoding L-fucose/L-arabinose isomerase family protein: MTDTLARPAGGGLDRITPRRTRIGLVAGGLGAYWPQFPELLPQLQASARRVAERLSAMDCEVVDVGFISDAQEGAVAAEELRVADCDLIIGFLTTYLTSSMLAPIAQRSGSPVLLLNLQPTEAMDHAAFDTGAWLAYCGACPLPEMANAFRRVGVEFRSVSGYLEDERAWTKIGRWIKATGVRAAFRHGRHGLLGHLYPGMMDVSTDPTLVSAQLGGHVEILEIDDLRVRVEKVTEAETRARMALAREVFTLDDSVVEGDFAWGATVSVALDRLVEDFGLDSLAYYHRGLDGETHERVGAGFILGASLLTARGIPAVGEYELRASLAMLLMDRLGAGGSFTELQALNFRDNVVEMGHDGPAHLAISARKPLLRGLGVYHGKRGWGVSVEFDVRHGPVTLCGLGQLRDGTFVLVASEGEVVPGPLLQIGNTTSRVDFGCDPGEWTDAWSGTGVDHHWALGTGHRVAELTAVADLMGLELTVVEV, translated from the coding sequence ATGACCGACACGCTCGCCCGGCCCGCCGGCGGCGGCCTGGACCGCATCACCCCGCGCAGGACCCGGATCGGCCTGGTCGCCGGTGGCCTGGGCGCGTACTGGCCGCAGTTCCCGGAGCTGCTGCCGCAGCTGCAGGCCTCGGCCCGGCGGGTCGCCGAGCGGCTGTCCGCGATGGACTGCGAGGTGGTGGACGTCGGGTTCATCTCCGACGCGCAGGAGGGCGCGGTGGCCGCGGAGGAGCTGCGGGTGGCCGACTGCGACCTGATCATCGGGTTCCTCACCACCTACCTGACCTCGAGCATGCTGGCCCCCATCGCCCAGCGCAGCGGCTCGCCCGTGCTGCTGCTGAACCTGCAGCCGACCGAGGCGATGGACCACGCCGCCTTCGACACCGGGGCGTGGCTCGCGTACTGCGGCGCCTGCCCGCTGCCGGAGATGGCCAACGCGTTCCGCCGGGTCGGGGTCGAGTTCCGGTCGGTGTCGGGGTACCTGGAGGACGAGCGGGCCTGGACGAAGATCGGGCGGTGGATCAAGGCGACCGGCGTCCGCGCGGCGTTCCGCCACGGCCGCCACGGCCTGCTCGGCCACCTCTACCCGGGCATGATGGACGTCTCCACCGACCCCACCCTGGTCTCGGCGCAGCTCGGCGGGCACGTGGAGATCCTCGAGATCGACGACCTGCGGGTCCGGGTGGAGAAGGTCACCGAGGCCGAGACCCGGGCCCGGATGGCGCTCGCGCGCGAGGTGTTCACTTTGGACGACTCGGTCGTCGAGGGCGACTTCGCCTGGGGCGCCACGGTTTCGGTCGCCCTGGACCGGCTCGTCGAGGACTTCGGGCTCGACTCGCTCGCCTACTACCACCGCGGCCTCGACGGTGAGACCCACGAGCGCGTCGGCGCCGGGTTCATCCTGGGCGCGTCCCTGCTCACCGCCCGCGGCATCCCCGCCGTCGGCGAGTACGAGCTGCGCGCGTCGCTGGCGATGCTGCTGATGGACCGGCTCGGCGCGGGCGGCTCGTTCACCGAGCTGCAGGCGCTGAACTTCCGGGACAACGTCGTCGAGATGGGCCACGACGGCCCCGCGCACCTGGCGATCAGCGCGCGCAAGCCGTTGCTGCGCGGGCTCGGGGTGTACCACGGCAAGCGCGGCTGGGGCGTGTCCGTCGAGTTCGACGTCCGGCACGGGCCGGTGACCCTGTGCGGACTGGGGCAGCTGCGGGACGGCACGTTCGTCCTGGTCGCGTCCGAGGGCGAGGTCGTGCCGGGGCCGCTGCTGCAGATCGGCAACACCACCTCGCGGGTCGACTTCGGCTGCGACCCCGGGGAGTGGACCGACGCGTGGTCGGGCACCGGGGTCGACCACCACTGGGCGCTGGGTACCGGGCACCGCGTCGCCGAGCTGACGGCGGTGGCCGACCTGATGGGGCTCGAGCTGACCGTGGTGGAGGTGTGA
- a CDS encoding bifunctional aldolase/short-chain dehydrogenase gives MTVPEELVARSNALGADPRNTNYAGGNTSAKGEVLDPVTAKPTELLWVKGSGGDLGTLTEAGLAVLRLDRLRALAEVYPGVEREDEMVAAFDYCLHGRGGAAPSIDTAMHGLVDAAHVDHLHPDSGIALATAADGAALTKECFGDRVAWVDWRRPGFQLGLDIAAVKEASPRAIGVILGGHGITAWGDTSEECRHNSLEIIHTAERFLAERGRAEPFGALVPGFEPLPEAERRARAAALAPVLRGLASTDQRQVGHYTDSEVVLEFLSREKLAPLAALGTSCPDHFLRTKVRPLVLDLPATAPVEDVVVRLKELHAAYREDYRAYYERHATAESPAMRGADPAIVLVPGVGMFSYGKDKQTARVAGEFYVNAINVMRGAEAVSTYAPIPESEKFRIEYWALEEAKLRRMPEPKPLAGRIALVTGAGSGIGKAIAERLAAEGACVAIADLDADAAADVARGIGGPDKAVSVTANVTDADAVAAAVDATVLAFGGIDLVVNNAGLSISKPLLETTEKDWDIQHDVMAKGSFLVSRATAKAMIAQGMGGDVVYISSKNSVFAGPNNVAYGAAKADQAHQVRLLAAELGEHGIRVNGVNPDGVVRGSGIFAGGWGAQRAAVYGVPEEELGAFYAKRTILKREVLPEHVAAAVFALAGGELTHTTGLHVPVDAGVAAAFLR, from the coding sequence ATGACCGTGCCCGAAGAGCTGGTCGCGCGCAGCAACGCGCTCGGCGCCGACCCGCGCAACACCAACTACGCCGGCGGCAACACCTCCGCCAAGGGCGAGGTACTCGACCCGGTCACCGCGAAGCCCACCGAACTGTTGTGGGTCAAGGGTTCCGGTGGTGACCTCGGCACGCTGACCGAGGCCGGGCTCGCCGTGCTGCGACTTGACCGGCTGCGGGCGCTCGCCGAGGTCTACCCCGGCGTCGAACGCGAGGACGAGATGGTCGCCGCGTTCGACTACTGCCTGCACGGCCGCGGCGGCGCCGCGCCGTCCATCGACACCGCCATGCACGGGCTCGTCGACGCCGCCCACGTCGACCACCTGCACCCGGACTCCGGCATCGCGCTCGCCACGGCCGCCGACGGGGCCGCGCTGACCAAGGAGTGCTTCGGCGACCGCGTGGCGTGGGTCGACTGGCGCCGCCCCGGGTTCCAGCTGGGCCTGGACATCGCCGCGGTGAAGGAGGCCAGCCCGCGGGCGATCGGCGTGATCCTCGGCGGGCACGGCATCACCGCGTGGGGCGACACCTCCGAGGAATGCCGGCACAACTCGCTGGAGATCATCCACACCGCCGAGCGGTTCCTCGCCGAGCGCGGCAGGGCCGAGCCGTTCGGTGCCCTCGTCCCCGGCTTCGAGCCGTTGCCGGAGGCCGAACGCCGGGCTCGCGCCGCCGCGCTCGCGCCGGTGCTGCGCGGCCTCGCCTCGACCGACCAGCGCCAGGTGGGCCACTACACCGACAGCGAGGTGGTGCTGGAGTTCCTGTCGCGGGAGAAGCTCGCCCCGCTCGCGGCGCTGGGCACCTCGTGCCCGGACCACTTCCTGCGCACGAAGGTCCGCCCGCTCGTGCTCGACCTCCCGGCCACCGCGCCGGTCGAGGATGTGGTGGTACGGCTGAAGGAGCTGCACGCGGCCTACCGCGAGGACTACCGGGCCTACTACGAGCGCCACGCCACCGCGGAGAGCCCCGCGATGCGCGGCGCCGACCCGGCGATCGTGCTCGTGCCCGGTGTGGGCATGTTCTCCTACGGCAAGGACAAGCAGACCGCGCGCGTCGCGGGCGAGTTCTACGTCAACGCGATCAACGTGATGCGGGGCGCCGAAGCGGTGTCGACGTACGCGCCGATCCCCGAGAGCGAGAAGTTCCGCATCGAGTACTGGGCACTGGAAGAGGCGAAGCTGCGGCGGATGCCCGAACCCAAGCCGCTCGCCGGCCGGATCGCGCTCGTCACCGGCGCGGGTTCCGGCATCGGCAAGGCCATCGCCGAACGGCTTGCTGCCGAAGGCGCCTGCGTCGCGATCGCCGACCTCGACGCCGACGCGGCCGCTGACGTCGCGCGCGGCATCGGCGGGCCGGACAAGGCCGTGTCCGTCACCGCGAACGTCACCGACGCCGACGCGGTGGCCGCCGCGGTGGACGCGACCGTGCTGGCGTTCGGCGGGATCGACCTCGTGGTCAACAACGCGGGCCTGTCGATCTCGAAGCCGCTGCTGGAGACCACCGAGAAGGACTGGGACATCCAGCACGACGTGATGGCCAAGGGCTCGTTCCTGGTCTCCCGTGCCACGGCGAAGGCGATGATCGCCCAGGGCATGGGCGGCGACGTCGTCTACATCTCCTCGAAGAACTCGGTGTTCGCCGGCCCCAACAACGTGGCCTACGGCGCGGCGAAGGCCGACCAGGCCCACCAGGTGCGGCTGCTCGCGGCCGAGCTGGGCGAGCACGGCATCCGCGTCAACGGCGTCAACCCCGACGGCGTCGTCCGCGGGTCCGGCATCTTCGCCGGCGGCTGGGGCGCGCAGCGTGCCGCCGTGTACGGCGTGCCCGAGGAGGAGCTGGGCGCCTTCTACGCCAAGCGCACCATCCTCAAGCGCGAGGTCCTGCCCGAGCACGTCGCCGCCGCGGTGTTCGCGCTCGCCGGCGGGGAGCTGACCCACACCACCGGCCTGCACGTGCCCGTCGACGCCGGCGTCGCCGCCGCGTTCCTTCGCTGA
- the rhaI gene encoding L-rhamnose isomerase, which translates to MIVLTDLTAVKQALRAQRIETPSWGYANSGTRFKVFPQPGVPRTPEEKIADAATVHRFTGVAPSVALHIPWDRVEDFGALTRYAADLGVRIGAINTNVFQDEDYKLGSVTNPDPGIRRKATDHLLEAVSIMDATGSRDLKLWFADGLNYPGQDDLRDRQDRLAEALRETYGRLGDDQRMLLEYKLFEPAFYATDVPDWGTSYAHCLELGPKATVCIDTGHHAPGTNIEFIVAFLLRAGKLGAFDFNSRFYADDDLMAGAADPFQLFRIMYEIVRGGALDPSYGINFMLDQCHNIETKIPAVIRSVLNVQEATAKALLVDRDALRAAQLSGDVLGANAVLMDAYNTDVRPILAELRTEDGLDPDPVAAYHRSGYQQQIEAERAGGRQAGWGA; encoded by the coding sequence GTGATCGTTTTGACCGACCTAACGGCTGTGAAGCAAGCCCTGCGGGCGCAGCGGATCGAGACCCCGTCGTGGGGTTACGCCAACTCCGGCACCCGGTTCAAGGTGTTCCCGCAGCCGGGCGTGCCCCGCACGCCGGAGGAGAAGATCGCGGACGCGGCGACGGTGCACCGGTTCACCGGGGTGGCGCCGAGCGTCGCGCTGCACATCCCGTGGGACCGGGTCGAAGACTTCGGTGCGCTGACCCGCTACGCGGCGGACCTCGGCGTGCGGATCGGCGCCATCAACACCAACGTCTTCCAGGACGAGGACTACAAGCTCGGCTCGGTGACCAACCCCGACCCGGGCATCCGCCGCAAGGCCACCGACCACCTGCTCGAGGCGGTCTCCATCATGGACGCCACGGGCTCGCGCGATCTGAAGCTGTGGTTCGCCGACGGCCTGAACTACCCCGGTCAGGACGACCTGCGCGACCGGCAGGACCGCCTGGCCGAGGCGCTGCGCGAGACCTACGGGCGGCTCGGCGACGACCAGCGGATGCTGCTGGAGTACAAGCTGTTCGAGCCCGCGTTCTACGCCACCGACGTGCCCGACTGGGGCACGTCCTACGCGCACTGCCTGGAGCTCGGCCCGAAGGCGACGGTGTGCATCGACACCGGCCACCACGCGCCGGGCACGAACATCGAGTTCATCGTCGCGTTCCTGTTGCGGGCCGGAAAGCTGGGCGCGTTCGACTTCAACTCGCGCTTCTACGCCGACGACGACCTGATGGCCGGTGCGGCGGACCCGTTCCAGCTGTTCCGGATCATGTACGAGATCGTCCGCGGGGGCGCGCTCGACCCGTCCTACGGCATCAACTTCATGCTCGACCAGTGCCACAACATCGAGACGAAGATCCCGGCGGTCATCCGCTCGGTGCTGAACGTGCAGGAGGCGACCGCCAAGGCGCTGCTGGTCGACCGCGACGCACTGCGCGCGGCCCAGCTCTCCGGCGACGTGCTCGGCGCGAACGCGGTACTGATGGACGCCTACAACACCGACGTCCGCCCGATCCTGGCGGAGCTGCGCACCGAGGACGGGCTCGACCCGGACCCGGTCGCGGCGTATCACCGCAGTGGTTACCAGCAGCAGATCGAGGCCGAGCGGGCCGGGGGCCGGCAGGCCGGATGGGGAGCCTGA
- a CDS encoding L-rhamnose mutarotase has protein sequence MARYCFCLRVKPERMAEYAGRHRAVWPEMQQALRDTGWHNYSLFLRDDGLLVGYVEAEDLEAAQAAMARTEVNARWQAEMAEFFTGLDGRGPDEGFLLLEEVFHLEEGK, from the coding sequence GTGGCACGGTACTGCTTCTGCCTGCGGGTGAAGCCCGAGCGGATGGCCGAGTACGCCGGGCGGCACCGCGCGGTGTGGCCGGAGATGCAGCAGGCGCTGCGCGACACCGGCTGGCACAACTATTCGCTGTTCCTGCGCGACGACGGGCTGCTCGTGGGCTATGTGGAGGCCGAAGACCTCGAAGCCGCCCAGGCGGCGATGGCCCGCACCGAGGTCAACGCCCGCTGGCAGGCGGAGATGGCGGAGTTTTTCACCGGCCTGGACGGGCGCGGCCCCGACGAGGGGTTCCTGCTGCTCGAAGAGGTCTTCCACCTGGAAGAAGGAAAGTGA
- the rhaS gene encoding rhamnose ABC transporter substrate-binding protein: protein MTRRLLAGAVSAALVVTLAACGGTTKNDSSSSGAAPQSTAQADPNAASKQGVKMAFLPKQLNNPYSDIEVGGGKVALDELKGEYKLVGPNDASASSQVSYINTLIQQQQDVIGIAANDPNAVCPSLNQARSAGIKVVAFDSDAAKDCRDVFINQATTQGIGEQLVKMASELAGGSGEIAILSATPNATNQNAWIDVVKQELAKPEYAGLKLDKIAYGNDDDQKSFQEAQGLLQSFPNLKVIVSPTTVGIAAAARYISSSSYKGRVAVTGLGTPNQMREYVKDGTAKEFALWNPADIGYLAAYAGVALASGQITGAEGQKFKAGKLGEYTIGAGGEIVLGPPTVFDSKNIDQYNF, encoded by the coding sequence ATGACCAGACGACTCCTCGCCGGCGCGGTGTCAGCGGCCCTGGTGGTGACGCTCGCCGCCTGCGGTGGCACCACCAAGAACGACAGCAGCTCCTCCGGGGCCGCCCCGCAGTCGACCGCGCAGGCCGACCCGAACGCGGCGTCCAAGCAGGGCGTGAAGATGGCGTTCCTGCCCAAGCAGCTCAACAACCCGTACTCGGACATCGAGGTCGGCGGCGGCAAGGTCGCGCTCGACGAGCTCAAGGGCGAGTACAAGCTGGTCGGCCCGAACGACGCCAGCGCCTCCTCGCAGGTCAGCTACATCAACACGCTGATCCAGCAGCAGCAGGACGTGATCGGCATCGCCGCGAACGACCCGAACGCGGTGTGCCCGTCGCTGAACCAGGCGCGCAGCGCCGGCATCAAGGTCGTGGCGTTCGACTCCGACGCGGCGAAGGACTGCCGCGACGTGTTCATCAACCAGGCCACCACGCAGGGCATCGGCGAGCAGCTGGTGAAGATGGCGAGCGAGCTGGCCGGCGGATCCGGTGAGATCGCCATTCTGTCCGCGACGCCGAACGCCACCAACCAGAACGCGTGGATCGACGTGGTCAAGCAGGAGCTGGCCAAGCCGGAGTACGCGGGCCTGAAGCTGGACAAGATCGCCTACGGCAACGACGACGACCAGAAGTCGTTCCAGGAGGCGCAGGGCCTGCTGCAGTCGTTCCCGAACCTGAAGGTCATCGTCTCACCGACCACCGTCGGCATCGCGGCGGCCGCGCGCTACATCTCCTCCTCCAGCTACAAGGGCAGGGTCGCGGTGACCGGTCTCGGCACCCCGAACCAGATGCGCGAGTACGTCAAGGACGGCACGGCCAAGGAGTTCGCGCTCTGGAACCCGGCCGACATCGGCTACCTCGCCGCCTACGCGGGTGTCGCGCTGGCCTCGGGTCAGATCACCGGTGCCGAGGGCCAGAAGTTCAAGGCGGGCAAGCTCGGTGAGTACACGATCGGTGCGGGCGGCGAGATCGTGCTCGGCCCGCCGACCGTGTTCGACAGCAAGAACATCGACCAGTACAACTTCTGA
- a CDS encoding ABC transporter permease produces MSDKGTRPAWLSRLASWDAAVIVITVVVLVIASGTVENFGTSRNFTFLLLDLLPIALVALPMTFVIVTGEIDLSVASTLGLTSAVMGDLWDKGMTIESIMPLCVVLGAVLGALNGFFVTVLKLPSLAVTIGTLALYRGLAFVVLGDNAVADFPRAYTTWVTGTIGGGPIPNLLIPLVVLALVFGLVLHATPVGRAVFAAGAGEQAARFAGIRVGRLKFWLYVVSGAVAGLAGVLWTLRYSSARADNGSGLELAVVAAVLLGGVSIFGGKGTLPGVLAGVVLLGTLQNALRLQDVSNEALNIVTGALLIISVLLPNIVTRTRAHLGRRATT; encoded by the coding sequence ATGTCTGACAAGGGGACACGGCCTGCCTGGCTCTCCCGCCTGGCGAGCTGGGACGCGGCCGTCATCGTGATCACCGTCGTCGTGCTGGTGATCGCCTCCGGAACCGTGGAGAACTTCGGCACCAGCCGCAACTTCACGTTCCTGCTGCTGGACCTGCTGCCCATCGCACTGGTGGCGCTGCCGATGACGTTCGTGATCGTCACCGGCGAGATCGACCTGTCGGTCGCCAGCACCCTCGGGCTCACCTCGGCGGTGATGGGCGACCTGTGGGACAAGGGCATGACGATCGAGTCGATCATGCCGCTGTGCGTCGTCCTGGGGGCGGTGCTCGGCGCGCTGAACGGCTTCTTCGTCACCGTGCTCAAGCTGCCCTCGCTCGCGGTCACCATCGGTACTCTCGCGCTCTACCGCGGCCTGGCGTTCGTCGTGCTCGGCGACAACGCCGTCGCGGACTTCCCGCGTGCCTACACGACCTGGGTCACCGGGACGATCGGCGGCGGGCCGATCCCGAACCTGCTGATCCCGCTGGTGGTCCTCGCGCTGGTCTTCGGTCTGGTGCTGCACGCGACCCCGGTCGGGCGCGCGGTGTTCGCCGCCGGGGCGGGCGAGCAGGCGGCCCGCTTCGCCGGCATCCGGGTCGGGCGGCTGAAGTTCTGGCTCTACGTGGTCAGCGGCGCCGTCGCCGGCCTGGCCGGTGTGCTGTGGACGCTGCGCTACTCCAGTGCCCGCGCCGACAACGGCTCCGGGCTCGAACTGGCCGTCGTGGCCGCCGTGCTGCTGGGCGGCGTGTCCATCTTCGGCGGCAAGGGCACGCTACCCGGCGTGCTGGCCGGCGTGGTGCTGCTCGGCACCCTGCAGAACGCGCTGCGGCTGCAGGACGTGTCGAACGAGGCGCTCAACATCGTCACCGGCGCACTCCTGATCATCTCGGTACTCCTGCCGAACATCGTCACCCGAACCCGGGCCCATCTCGGGCGCCGGGCGACCACCTAG